From Echinicola soli, a single genomic window includes:
- a CDS encoding ABC transporter permease → MNLSYFIAKRISFKRTGGFTGTIHQIAVASIAIGLSILIIAFLILGGFKQVVSDKVFSFTGHYQVHKFTSHNAYENFPSSKGSQFYTNYKNYGYIRHIQEYAYKPGLLKGEEEVQGVVLKGVSETFDQKAFSTSMVAGRFILFEEKGNASNEVVLSRNIADKLMLTVGDKVVMYFVQDPPRYRRFDIVGIYETYLEDFDDKMIIGDIQTIRNLNGWEDDQVGGFEVFLKDPRQIDNKEEALYEVIDYDLKVDKVTTMFIQIFDWLKLLNNNVYVFLGLILFVAAFNMIAILFILIMERTQMIGLLKAIGSTNRQIRKIFVWNGVRIIGRGMLIGNFIGLGVAWLQDITQLISLDPANYYMSYVPIQWNWPIVIGLNVLILLVTTLVLFIPAMVISNVRPIKAIRFD, encoded by the coding sequence TTGAACCTTTCCTACTTCATTGCCAAAAGAATTAGTTTTAAAAGGACAGGCGGTTTTACAGGAACCATACACCAGATAGCCGTTGCGAGTATTGCTATCGGCTTGTCCATTTTAATTATAGCATTTTTGATCTTAGGCGGCTTTAAGCAAGTGGTTTCTGATAAGGTGTTTTCCTTTACGGGGCATTACCAAGTGCATAAGTTTACCTCACATAATGCCTATGAGAATTTTCCCAGTAGTAAGGGTAGCCAATTTTATACCAATTATAAGAATTACGGCTATATCCGGCATATTCAGGAATATGCTTATAAGCCCGGATTGCTGAAAGGAGAGGAGGAGGTTCAGGGTGTTGTTCTGAAAGGGGTCAGCGAGACATTTGATCAGAAAGCATTTTCTACTTCCATGGTAGCGGGACGTTTTATCCTATTTGAAGAAAAGGGGAATGCTTCCAATGAAGTGGTTTTGAGCAGAAATATAGCCGATAAACTTATGCTGACGGTGGGGGATAAAGTGGTTATGTACTTTGTTCAGGATCCTCCGCGGTACCGGAGGTTTGACATTGTGGGTATTTATGAAACTTATCTGGAGGATTTTGACGATAAAATGATCATTGGTGATATTCAGACCATCCGAAATCTAAATGGCTGGGAGGATGACCAAGTAGGTGGTTTTGAGGTGTTTCTTAAAGATCCAAGGCAGATCGACAACAAAGAGGAAGCGCTTTACGAAGTCATCGATTATGATCTCAAAGTCGATAAGGTCACGACCATGTTTATCCAGATTTTTGACTGGCTGAAGTTACTGAATAATAATGTGTATGTTTTTTTAGGCCTGATCCTCTTTGTAGCAGCGTTTAATATGATTGCGATTTTATTTATTTTGATCATGGAGCGGACGCAGATGATAGGCTTGCTCAAGGCCATTGGGAGTACCAATCGGCAAATCAGAAAGATATTTGTATGGAATGGTGTGCGAATCATCGGTAGGGGTATGCTGATCGGTAACTTTATTGGACTTGGGGTGGCTTGGCTGCAAGATATAACCCAACTAATCTCCCTTGATCCAGCCAATTATTACATGAGCTATGTGCCTATTCAGTGGAATTGGCCTATTGTCATTGGACTTAATGTGCTCATCCTTTTGGTGACCACTTTGGTGCTCTTTATACCTGCGATGGTGATCAGTAATGTCCGGCCCATTAAAGCCATCAGGTTTGATTAG
- a CDS encoding heavy-metal-associated domain-containing protein produces the protein MIKKIIIGAGVVVLLLIATLAVHIYMVTSSRPDGPNWAMSQIDFNEDLDSLKSEKIKTDFLEIEGMRDARINTKSDFIILLYDRKQHNPHDLVKQVNTGYGLQASLFQPSEDQLAASCPAINKNSLTYKLGSYFEQVFTN, from the coding sequence ATGATCAAAAAAATTATTATCGGTGCTGGCGTAGTGGTCCTGCTGCTGATCGCCACATTGGCCGTTCACATTTATATGGTGACCAGCAGTCGTCCTGACGGACCAAACTGGGCCATGAGCCAGATAGACTTTAATGAGGACTTGGATTCTTTAAAATCTGAGAAAATAAAGACGGATTTTTTAGAAATCGAAGGTATGCGGGATGCCCGCATCAACACCAAATCGGATTTTATCATCTTACTCTACGATCGAAAGCAACATAATCCGCACGATCTGGTCAAGCAGGTAAATACTGGCTATGGGTTACAAGCCTCACTTTTCCAGCCAAGCGAAGACCAACTGGCCGCCAGCTGTCCTGCGATCAACAAAAATTCATTGACCTACAAACTGGGAAGCTATTTCGAGCAAGTATTTACAAACTAA
- a CDS encoding tetratricopeptide repeat protein, producing MRLLLASICILTFCSCGGDFNQARRHFENQQFNDAISELNWVLFMKMANVEALQLRAMSHEALEEYDEALTDYKRILQLKPRDGKAHAGIGKIYWEQKEYKQAEMNLLLAAKEDPENVDLLILLSRAMMKNENYRSADEFLKSAKEIDGKNASIYFYRGIVQANLGDPMSTAAQFNMYIMYAKDNLKAYYNRGFAYMRMGNIQWAKEDFDYVLEKKPDHYEALARRAVCTMDSNPGQACLDLQQAAKNGSKYAQEKLELCQ from the coding sequence ATGAGACTTTTACTTGCTTCCATTTGTATTTTGACATTTTGCTCTTGCGGTGGTGACTTCAACCAAGCAAGAAGGCATTTTGAAAACCAACAGTTCAATGATGCCATTTCTGAGCTGAACTGGGTATTATTTATGAAGATGGCCAACGTCGAAGCGCTGCAGCTCCGTGCCATGAGCCATGAAGCGCTGGAGGAATATGATGAAGCATTGACAGATTATAAGCGAATCCTCCAACTAAAGCCCCGAGACGGAAAAGCCCATGCCGGCATCGGGAAGATCTATTGGGAGCAGAAGGAATACAAGCAGGCTGAAATGAACCTACTACTGGCTGCGAAGGAAGACCCTGAAAATGTGGACTTATTGATCCTTCTAAGCCGTGCCATGATGAAAAATGAAAATTATCGCTCGGCAGACGAATTCCTGAAGTCTGCCAAGGAAATCGACGGAAAAAATGCTTCCATTTATTTTTACAGAGGCATTGTCCAAGCCAATCTGGGGGACCCCATGTCCACCGCTGCCCAGTTTAACATGTACATCATGTACGCTAAAGACAACCTAAAGGCTTATTATAACCGCGGTTTTGCCTATATGCGCATGGGCAATATTCAATGGGCCAAGGAGGATTTTGATTACGTCCTGGAAAAGAAACCTGATCATTATGAAGCGTTGGCCCGACGAGCTGTTTGTACCATGGATTCTAACCCAGGCCAAGCTTGCCTTGATCTGCAGCAAGCAGCCAAAAATGGCAGCAAGTATGCCCAAGAAAAACTGGAATTGTGTCAGTAA
- the hisG gene encoding ATP phosphoribosyltransferase, with protein MENIIRIAVQKSGRLSEDSLSLIKECGIKFYNGTGKLKSTSTNFPIEFLYLRDDDIPGYVADGVADLGIVGENELVEKDKSVDVLKKLGFSKCRLSLAIPKGQEYQGLSYFEGKNIATSYTKILGDYLKANNINAEIHEISGSVEIAPSIGLAEGICDIVSSGSTLMMNGLKEVEEIFKSEAVLISHKGLNQEKMAIVEKLLFRINAVQTGKSNKYVLLNAPNKSLDKIISLIPGMRSPTILPLAQEGWSSVHSVLSEDQFWENIEELRAAGAEGILVVPIEKMVL; from the coding sequence ATGGAAAATATTATTCGCATAGCCGTCCAAAAAAGCGGTCGCTTAAGTGAAGATTCATTAAGCCTCATCAAGGAATGTGGTATCAAATTCTATAATGGTACAGGTAAGTTAAAATCCACTTCTACCAATTTCCCAATCGAGTTTCTCTATCTCCGGGATGATGACATCCCTGGCTATGTAGCCGACGGAGTGGCAGATCTAGGAATCGTGGGAGAAAACGAACTGGTAGAAAAAGACAAAAGCGTCGATGTGCTCAAAAAACTGGGCTTCTCCAAATGTCGCCTGTCCTTGGCCATCCCAAAGGGTCAGGAGTACCAAGGGCTATCCTATTTTGAAGGGAAGAACATCGCCACCAGCTACACAAAAATCCTTGGTGATTACCTAAAAGCCAACAATATCAATGCTGAAATCCACGAAATCAGCGGATCGGTGGAGATCGCCCCAAGCATAGGCTTGGCAGAGGGTATCTGCGATATCGTCAGCTCTGGATCTACCCTGATGATGAACGGCCTCAAGGAAGTCGAAGAAATCTTCAAATCCGAAGCGGTGCTGATCAGCCACAAAGGCTTGAACCAGGAAAAGATGGCCATCGTAGAAAAGCTACTTTTCCGCATAAATGCTGTGCAGACAGGAAAAAGCAACAAATATGTATTGCTCAATGCGCCCAATAAATCCTTGGACAAAATCATCTCCCTAATCCCTGGCATGCGTAGCCCTACCATTTTGCCGCTGGCACAGGAAGGTTGGTCTTCTGTGCACTCAGTACTAAGTGAAGATCAGTTCTGGGAAAATATCGAAGAACTGAGGGCTGCCGGAGCCGAAGGCATCTTGGTGGTACCCATAGAAAAAATGGTACTTTAA
- the hisB gene encoding bifunctional histidinol-phosphatase/imidazoleglycerol-phosphate dehydratase HisB, which produces MKKVLFIDRDGTIIKEPPVDYQVDSLEKLEFYPKAISNLRKIAEETDFELVMVTNQDGLGTDSFPENTFWPAQYKMLKTLEQEGIIFTAIHIDKTFEHENAPTRKPRTGLLTQYMEGDYDLAHSFVIGDRKTDVQLAKNLGTQAIFIGEEAAEGAALSTTSWDEIYEFLRLPARKGTVERSTSETQIKITVNLDGSGKCVIDTGLPFFDHMLEQLGKHGGTDLEIKVNGDLHIDEHHTIEDTALALGEAYLKALGDKKGIYRYGFLLPMDDVLAQVAIDFGGRPWMMWEAEFNREKIGDMPTEMFYHFFKSFSDTAKCNLNIKAEGNNEHHKIEAIFKGLARAIKMAVKRDIAALNQLPSTKGVL; this is translated from the coding sequence ATGAAAAAAGTACTCTTTATAGATCGTGACGGAACCATCATCAAGGAACCACCGGTAGATTATCAGGTAGACAGTTTGGAAAAATTGGAATTCTACCCCAAGGCAATTTCCAACCTTAGAAAGATCGCCGAGGAAACTGATTTTGAACTGGTGATGGTGACCAACCAAGATGGTTTGGGTACAGATTCATTCCCAGAGAACACCTTCTGGCCTGCCCAATATAAAATGCTCAAAACGTTGGAGCAAGAAGGCATCATTTTTACAGCTATCCACATTGACAAGACCTTTGAGCATGAAAATGCGCCCACTCGAAAACCAAGGACAGGACTCCTTACCCAATACATGGAAGGAGACTATGACCTAGCCCATTCTTTCGTAATCGGAGATCGCAAAACCGATGTTCAACTGGCCAAAAACCTCGGCACCCAAGCCATCTTCATTGGTGAGGAAGCTGCTGAAGGAGCTGCCTTAAGCACCACTTCCTGGGATGAGATCTATGAATTTTTACGACTTCCTGCCCGTAAAGGGACTGTAGAAAGAAGTACTTCAGAAACCCAAATCAAGATCACAGTCAACTTGGACGGATCAGGAAAATGTGTTATTGATACCGGTTTGCCCTTCTTTGACCATATGCTCGAACAACTGGGCAAACATGGTGGCACAGACCTGGAAATCAAGGTCAACGGCGACCTGCACATCGACGAGCATCACACCATTGAAGATACGGCATTGGCACTGGGTGAAGCCTATCTCAAGGCATTAGGCGATAAAAAGGGCATTTACCGTTATGGCTTCTTACTGCCAATGGATGATGTGCTTGCCCAAGTAGCAATCGACTTCGGCGGAAGACCTTGGATGATGTGGGAAGCCGAGTTCAATAGGGAAAAAATAGGTGATATGCCTACGGAAATGTTTTACCATTTCTTCAAATCCTTCAGTGACACGGCCAAATGCAACCTGAACATCAAAGCTGAAGGAAACAATGAGCACCATAAAATAGAAGCCATTTTCAAAGGCTTGGCACGTGCCATCAAGATGGCTGTAAAAAGGGATATCGCTGCGCTTAACCAACTCCCCAGCACCAAAGGTGTGCTGTAA
- the hisC gene encoding histidinol-phosphate transaminase: MAFDLNKLLRPHIAQLKPYSSARDEYTGKEGVFLDANENPFGSITTGSYNRYPDPYQHALKEKISTIKQVPSEQIFIGNGSDEAIDLLMRAFCRPGKDNIIILPPTYGMYEVSADINDIAIKRVNLSEDFQLRPDAILEAVDEHTKIIFICSPNNPSGNKAKREDIFKIIEGFDGLIVVDEAYIDFSDEPSFTQELAHHLNLLVMQTFSKAWGLAALRLGMAFASVEIIRILNKIKPPYNISGLTQETVLEALDDTSKMQRMVKDILEERDYLHDALTKMNGVKKIYPTHANFLLVEVPAAREAYDYLIGNKVIVRDRSKVILCEQCLRISVGTREENDRLIKALSHFLNVNAN, encoded by the coding sequence ATGGCCTTTGACCTGAACAAACTGCTTCGACCGCACATTGCGCAGCTGAAACCTTATTCTTCAGCAAGGGATGAATATACTGGCAAGGAAGGGGTATTCTTGGATGCCAATGAAAACCCTTTTGGGTCCATCACAACGGGAAGTTATAATCGCTATCCTGACCCGTACCAACATGCACTAAAGGAAAAAATCAGCACAATCAAGCAAGTTCCTTCTGAGCAGATTTTCATCGGCAACGGCAGTGACGAAGCCATCGACCTGCTAATGCGCGCATTTTGCCGCCCAGGAAAGGACAATATTATCATCTTGCCCCCTACTTACGGCATGTACGAGGTGAGCGCCGACATCAATGATATCGCCATCAAACGGGTCAATCTTTCAGAGGATTTCCAGCTTCGTCCTGATGCGATCTTAGAAGCAGTGGATGAGCACACCAAGATCATCTTCATCTGCTCTCCCAACAACCCTAGCGGCAACAAAGCCAAGCGGGAAGACATCTTTAAAATCATCGAAGGATTTGACGGTCTGATCGTCGTGGACGAAGCGTACATTGACTTTAGTGATGAACCGAGCTTCACGCAAGAACTGGCCCATCACCTCAACCTTTTGGTCATGCAGACCTTTTCCAAAGCATGGGGATTGGCAGCCCTTCGATTGGGAATGGCCTTTGCATCGGTAGAAATCATCAGGATCCTCAACAAGATCAAACCTCCGTACAATATCAGTGGACTGACCCAGGAAACAGTCCTGGAAGCACTTGATGACACCTCCAAAATGCAAAGGATGGTGAAAGATATCCTTGAGGAGCGTGACTACCTGCATGATGCATTGACAAAAATGAATGGTGTAAAAAAAATCTATCCTACACATGCCAATTTCCTGTTAGTGGAAGTTCCGGCTGCCAGGGAAGCATATGACTACCTGATTGGAAATAAGGTCATTGTCCGTGATCGTTCCAAGGTCATCCTTTGTGAGCAATGCCTGAGAATCTCAGTGGGCACCAGAGAAGAGAATGATCGGCTCATCAAAGCGTTATCCCATTTCCTTAACGTAAATGCTAACTAA
- the hisD gene encoding histidinol dehydrogenase: MRIITNPTQNEWQKELARPVQKMKDIQKIVKPIMRKVSRQGDKALKKFALEYDHVEINNLLVTRDEINEAYELVDEALKSAIQQAKVNIEKFHQAQKTEDLSMEVMDGVTCMRRSVPIQKVGLYIPGGTAPLFSTVLMLGIPANIAGCEQIVLCTPPNKEGKIHPAILYTANLIGIDKIVKAGGAQAIAALTYGTESVPQVAKIFGPGNQYVTAAKQLATKKGIAIDMPAGPSEVLVYADESAIPSFVAADLLSQAEHGVDSQVVLVATASKVAKKALKEVDKQLAKLPRKDIAKKALENSVAVVMENQEKAIALINEYAPEHLIINVDNEDEVVAKIVNAGSVFIGNFTPESAGDYASGTNHTLPTYGFARNYSGVSLDSFVKKITYQKITENGLQKLGPTIEVMAGNELLDAHKNAVSIRLKYIKDNQ, translated from the coding sequence ATGAGAATCATAACCAATCCCACCCAAAACGAATGGCAAAAAGAACTGGCCCGGCCGGTTCAAAAGATGAAGGATATCCAAAAAATCGTCAAGCCAATCATGCGCAAAGTCAGCCGTCAAGGTGATAAAGCGCTCAAGAAGTTCGCTTTGGAGTATGACCATGTAGAAATCAATAATCTTCTGGTCACGCGTGACGAGATCAATGAAGCCTATGAACTGGTGGATGAAGCATTAAAATCTGCCATTCAACAAGCCAAGGTAAATATTGAAAAATTCCATCAGGCACAGAAAACAGAAGACCTGAGCATGGAAGTCATGGACGGCGTCACCTGCATGCGCAGAAGTGTCCCCATCCAAAAAGTAGGACTTTATATCCCCGGGGGAACTGCGCCTTTATTCTCTACCGTGCTGATGCTGGGTATCCCTGCCAATATTGCGGGATGTGAACAAATAGTCCTTTGTACCCCACCTAACAAGGAGGGAAAAATCCATCCGGCCATTCTATATACCGCCAATCTGATAGGCATCGACAAAATCGTCAAGGCTGGCGGAGCCCAAGCCATCGCCGCCCTGACTTATGGCACAGAATCGGTTCCACAGGTGGCCAAAATTTTTGGCCCTGGCAACCAATATGTCACGGCCGCTAAGCAACTGGCCACTAAAAAAGGCATTGCGATCGACATGCCTGCGGGGCCTTCAGAAGTCCTGGTATATGCCGACGAATCGGCGATACCCTCGTTTGTGGCTGCTGACCTGCTGTCTCAAGCTGAGCACGGAGTAGACAGTCAAGTGGTATTGGTCGCCACGGCATCAAAAGTCGCCAAAAAAGCACTGAAAGAAGTCGATAAGCAGCTAGCCAAACTTCCCAGAAAAGACATCGCCAAAAAAGCGTTGGAAAATAGCGTGGCCGTGGTGATGGAAAATCAAGAAAAGGCCATAGCGCTGATCAACGAGTATGCTCCTGAACACCTCATCATCAATGTGGACAATGAAGATGAAGTAGTGGCAAAAATCGTCAATGCCGGTTCTGTGTTCATTGGCAACTTCACACCTGAATCAGCGGGTGATTATGCTTCTGGCACGAATCACACGCTGCCTACCTACGGTTTTGCCAGAAATTACAGTGGTGTTTCGCTAGACAGCTTTGTCAAAAAAATCACCTATCAAAAAATCACCGAGAATGGTCTTCAAAAACTAGGGCCTACCATAGAAGTAATGGCCGGAAATGAGCTGCTGGATGCTCACAAAAACGCCGTTTCCATTCGTTTAAAATACATTAAAGACAATCAATAA
- a CDS encoding globin family protein has protein sequence MKRLNQFSVMLLLMTAVVFWSCNDKDDMDQIKETDDSFYATKLGGEMKVADPSNQGQMIEQGYLNLRTIVTGTVLKIASEDKYAELRPYFNVLLAEVGAEDMSGFNALVKDFTDLLAESTGAKNFTYSGMSMVDAHNPAANDRMNGMIDNEDFDLFVEAVVEVATDAGFGEQEILGPVGQLLEGTRDAIVQREDGTMIDLYTRLGGTVMVEDGDGNMEEAGYLPLKAVVTETVLLVASDPEFAELKPYFPVLLAEVGAGDMSGFNTLVENFSDLLAQSIGSTNYVYEGMNMVDAHNPDVNSRMTGKITSADYDLFIQAVVKAATNKGVPESVIGEFGALLTSEGLKGAIVQG, from the coding sequence ATGAAAAGACTCAATCAATTTTCAGTAATGCTACTGCTCATGACAGCAGTGGTTTTCTGGTCTTGCAACGATAAAGATGACATGGACCAGATCAAAGAGACAGATGATTCATTTTACGCCACAAAGCTGGGCGGCGAAATGAAAGTGGCTGATCCTTCCAATCAAGGCCAAATGATCGAACAAGGATACCTTAACTTAAGAACGATCGTAACGGGAACGGTATTGAAGATCGCCTCAGAAGATAAATATGCTGAGCTTCGGCCATATTTTAATGTATTATTGGCCGAAGTGGGAGCTGAAGATATGTCTGGATTCAATGCATTGGTGAAGGATTTTACCGACCTATTGGCAGAATCTACTGGTGCAAAGAACTTTACATATTCCGGAATGAGCATGGTTGATGCGCACAATCCAGCGGCCAATGATCGCATGAATGGCATGATCGATAACGAGGATTTTGACCTGTTTGTGGAAGCCGTGGTAGAAGTCGCGACAGATGCTGGCTTTGGTGAGCAGGAGATCCTAGGACCGGTAGGTCAGCTGTTGGAAGGCACTAGAGATGCCATCGTGCAGCGGGAGGACGGCACCATGATCGACCTTTATACCCGGCTTGGTGGTACTGTGATGGTAGAAGATGGAGATGGAAATATGGAGGAAGCGGGTTACCTTCCGCTAAAAGCCGTAGTAACAGAGACGGTACTTTTAGTGGCCAGTGATCCTGAGTTTGCTGAATTGAAGCCTTATTTCCCTGTGTTGCTGGCTGAAGTAGGGGCAGGAGATATGTCTGGCTTTAATACTTTGGTAGAAAACTTCAGTGATCTGCTAGCACAATCCATTGGTTCTACTAACTATGTATATGAAGGAATGAACATGGTGGATGCCCACAACCCTGATGTTAACTCAAGGATGACAGGCAAGATCACCTCTGCGGATTATGACTTGTTTATCCAGGCAGTGGTAAAAGCAGCTACGAACAAAGGCGTGCCTGAATCTGTTATCGGAGAATTCGGGGCATTGCTCACCAGTGAAGGGCTGAAAGGCGCGATTGTCCAAGGATAA
- a CDS encoding polyprenol monophosphomannose synthase, whose amino-acid sequence MNHSKLVIIPTYNEKENVQDILYTVMELPGQFEVLIIDDNSPDGTAGLVKAAKVSYPNRIHLIERTGKLGLGTAYIEGFKYALANGYDYIFEMDADFSHNPKDLARLYEACADQGNDMAIGSRYIKGVNVVNWPIGRVLMSYFASVYVQFITGLPIKDSTAGFKCYHRSVLEGIKLNKIKFAGYAFQIEMKFTAWKLGYKIVEIPIIFTDRTKGTSKMSTNIFREAVMGVIYMKLKSLFDPYKRADATESTKYKVQNTK is encoded by the coding sequence ATGAATCATAGCAAACTCGTCATCATCCCGACCTACAACGAAAAGGAAAATGTCCAGGACATTCTCTATACTGTCATGGAATTACCTGGACAGTTTGAGGTCTTGATCATAGATGACAACTCTCCAGACGGCACAGCTGGTCTTGTTAAAGCAGCCAAAGTATCCTACCCTAACCGCATTCACCTGATCGAAAGGACAGGAAAATTGGGATTGGGAACGGCTTATATCGAAGGATTTAAATACGCTTTGGCCAATGGCTATGATTACATCTTTGAGATGGATGCTGACTTTTCCCATAATCCCAAAGATCTGGCCCGACTTTACGAAGCCTGTGCCGATCAGGGAAATGACATGGCTATCGGATCACGGTACATCAAAGGAGTCAATGTTGTCAACTGGCCTATAGGAAGGGTATTGATGTCCTATTTTGCCAGTGTCTATGTGCAGTTCATCACCGGACTTCCTATCAAAGACAGTACAGCGGGATTCAAATGTTATCATAGAAGTGTACTGGAAGGTATAAAATTGAACAAAATAAAATTTGCCGGCTATGCTTTCCAAATCGAGATGAAGTTTACAGCTTGGAAACTGGGCTATAAAATCGTCGAAATCCCTATCATTTTTACTGACAGAACAAAGGGAACATCCAAAATGTCTACCAATATTTTCAGAGAAGCTGTCATGGGTGTAATTTATATGAAGCTAAAAAGCCTCTTTGATCCCTATAAAAGGGCTGATGCTACGGAAAGTACAAAGTATAAAGTACAAAATACGAAGTAG